Proteins encoded by one window of Raphanus sativus cultivar WK10039 unplaced genomic scaffold, ASM80110v3 Scaffold2522, whole genome shotgun sequence:
- the LOC108834909 gene encoding LOW QUALITY PROTEIN: F-box protein At1g54550-like (The sequence of the model RefSeq protein was modified relative to this genomic sequence to represent the inferred CDS: deleted 2 bases in 1 codon): MVATLQRLRRVSDLRSDPDPNADDDYREIQGVQDSSFCSCLASVFEKTKNKSWKDDGISDLPRDLIGEIFSRVPLTSLRAVRSTCKTWKICPKFRFLGQKAAKRNQFLEFVVVNQSVCSLTFDLQGIRNDDYVLAHPSIKKINIPNHHVEIYEVFHCDGLLLCELYYDPTKILVWNVFGQTRLIQARTDNQSRIWITTKIEPNEISWSSFLRLDMRLIKDLPYNFMPCVRSFFIDEENKVAVFINKFAIRQFHSLTSLEKMDT; encoded by the exons ATGGTAGCGACCCTTCAGAGGCTCCGGCGGGTCTCGGATCTCAGATCTGATCCAGATCCGAACGCAGACGACGACTACAGGGAGATCCAAGGCGTTCAAGACTCCTCCTTTTGTTCTTGCCTCGCTAGTGTTTTCGAGAAAACAAAGAAC AAAAGTTGGAAGGATGACGGAATCTCTGACCTCCCAAGGGATTTAATAGGGGAGATTTTCTCTAGGGTTCCATTAACTTCTCTAAGAGCAGTGCGATCTACTTGTAAAACGTGGAAA ATTTGTCCAAAATTCAGGTTTTTAGGCCAAAAAGCAGCAAAGAGGAATCAGTTTCTGGAGTTCGTGGTAGTAAATCAAAGTGTTTGTTCACTGACATTTGACTTGCAAGGAATCCGCAATGATGACTACGTCTTGGCTCATCCatctataaagaaaataaacataCCTAATCATCACGTGGAAATATATGAAGTCTTTCATTGCGACGGCTTGTTGTTATGCGAACTCTACTACGACCCCACGAAGATTTTGGTGTGGAACGTATTTGGGCAAACCAGATTGATTCAAGCGAGAACAGACAACCAGAGCCGG ATATGGATTACGACTAAGATTGAGCCTAATGAGATATCTTGGAGCTCTTTTTTGAGGCTGGATATGAGACTAATCAAAGATTTACCATATAATTTTATGCCTTGTGTCCGTAGCTTTTTCATTGACGAAGAAAATAAAGTTGCTgtgtttattaataaatttgcaATCCGTCAGTTCCACTCGCTCACGTCATTGGAAAAGATGGATACTTAA